Proteins from a single region of Parambassis ranga chromosome 16, fParRan2.1, whole genome shotgun sequence:
- the adcy3a gene encoding adenylate cyclase type 3 isoform X2, with protein sequence MPRNRAFSEPEYSAEYSADCSVTLPSDPGQAVGRTHEVTVRSSGCCLCLPRFMRLTFAPESLENLYQTYFRRQRHETLLVLVVFAALFDSYIIVMCAVVYNSDKLASVLVASVGLASDIVLYLLCRFGLLPDRISRRVVPYALWVLIAAQIFCYLGLNYARFHQASDTVGWQAFFSFSFFLTLPLRLTPIVLITTVSCGVHTLVLGVTIAQQQQEDIQAAALGRQLLANMVIYVCAITVGVMSYYMADRKHRKAFLEARQSLEVKLNLEEQSQQQERLLLSILPKHIADEMLQDMKKEPSQKEMQQFNTMYMYRHENVSILFADIVGFTQLSSSCSAQELVKLLNELFARFDKLAAKYHQLRIKILGDCYYCICGLPDYREDHAACSIMMGLAMVEAISYVREKTQTDVDMRVGVHSGTVLGGVLGQKRWQYDVWSTDVTVANKMEAGGIPGRVHISQSTMECLHGEFDVEPGNGGDRCDYLRERGIDTYLVVVPKGPVGKNGINSVLSVTSSNGNSPLLINTTECNGSVNTACTTPEEPEELDTRVVNPSFPNPRRRLRLRDLAERVIDAQENEQELNKLLNEALLERETVQALKGKHTNRLSLRFVDPDLETRYSVEKEKQSGAAFCCSCVVLLFTAVMEALIDPWLIANYITFAVGEVLLLILTICSLAAIFPRVFPKKLVSFSTWIDHTRWARNTWAMAAIFILTMADIIDMLSCLSQVPDSGSTTVAPSSSSSSSSSSSSSSSSSLEGCLNNPKYYSYIAVLALMATTMLVQVSHMVKLTLMLLITVATGIVNIYSWKDIFDRYDMARFQDDRPYQVPSKFSMTIMIFMMMVSFYYFSRHVEKLARTLFLWKIEVHEQKEKVYEMRRWNEALVTNMLPEHVARHFLGSKKRDEELYSQSYDEIGVMFASIPNFSDFYTEESINNGGIECLRFLNEIISDFDSLLDEPQFRCITKIKTIGSTYMAASGVTPDVSNGYNYMKKEEQSDRERWQHLADLADFALAMKVTLMNINYQSFNNFMLRIGLNKGGVLAGVIGARKPHYDIWGNTVNVASRMESTGVMGNIQVVEDCYNILKEYGFRFVRRGPIFVKGKGELLTYFLKGRDKQGSFINGSSVTLPHQVVDT encoded by the exons ATGCCTCGGAACCGAGCCTTCTCTGAGCCCGAGTACTCTGCGGAGTACTCGGCGGACTGCTCTGTGACCCTGCCCTCAGACCCCGGGCAGGCCGTGGGGCGAACACACGAGGTCACGGTGCGGAGCTCAGGATGCTGCCTCTGCCTGCCTCGGTTCATGCGCCTCACCTTTGCGCCCGAGTCTCTGGAGAACCTGTACCAGACTTACTTCAGACGGCAGAGACACGAGACGCTGCTGGTCCTCGTCGTCTTCGCCGCCCTGTTCGACAGCTACATCATCGTCATGTGTGCTGTGGTCTACAACTCTGACAAACTGGCCTCTGTCTTAGTGGCCTCCGTGGGACTTGCGTCGGATATCGTCCTCTACCTGCTGTGCCGCTTCGGGCTCCTGCCGGACCGCATCTCCAGACGGGTGGTGCCCTACGCCCTGTGGGTGCTCATAGCGGCTCAGATATTCTGCTACCTGGGTCTGAACTATGCTCGCTTCCACCAGGCCAGCGACACGGTGGGCTGGCAGGCTTTCTTCAGCTTCTCCTTCTTTCTGACTCTGCCTTTGAGACTGACGCCCATCGTGCTCATCACCACCGTGTCCTGCGGGGTGCACACCCTGGTCCTGGGTGTCACCAtcgcccagcagcagcaggaggacatCCAGGCTGCAGCACTTGGCAGACAG CTGCTGGCCAACATGGTGATCTACGTTTGTGCCATCACCGTGGGCGTCATGTCGTACTACATGGCTGACCGGAAGCATCGGAAGGCCTTCCTGGAGGCCAGACAGTCGCTGGAGGTCAAACTCAACCTGGAGGAGCAGAGCCAGCAACAG GAGCGTCTGCTGCTCTCCATTCTTCCAAAGCACATAGCCGACGAGATGCTTCAAGACATGAAGAAGGAGCCCAGTCAGAAAGAGATGCAGCAGTTCAACACCATGTACATGTACCGGCACGAGAACGTCAG TATTTTGTTTGCAGACATCGTGGGCTTCACACAGCTGTCGTCGTCGTGCAGCGCTCAGGAACTGGTCAAACTGCTCAATGAGCTGTTTGCTCGCTTCGACAAGCTGGCTGCA AAATATCACCAGCTGAGGATCAAGATCCTGGGAGACTGCTACTACTGCATCTGTGGGCTGCCGGACTACAGAGAGGACCACGCTGCCTGCTCCATCATGATGGGCCTGGCCATGGTGGAGGCCATCTC GTACGTCCGAGAGAAAACGCAGACCGACGTTGACATGCGGGTGGGAGTGCACAGCGGCACCGTCCTTGGAGGCGTGCTCGGTCAGAAACGCTGGCAGTACGACGTCTGGTCCACAGATGTCACCGTGGCCAACAAAATGGAGGCCGGAGGGATCCCTGG TCGTGTTCACATCTCACAGAGCACCATGGAGTGCCTTCATGGCGAGTTTGATGTGGAGCCAGGAAACGGAGGCGACCGCTGTGACTACCTGAGGGAGAGAGGCATCGACACCTACCTGGTGGTCGTTCCTAAAGGACCTGTGGGAAAGAACGGCATCAACAGCGTG CTGTCCGTGACCTCTTCCAATGGAAACTCCCCACTGTTAATCAACACCACAGAGTGTAACGGCAGTGTCAACACAGCGTGCACCACACCAGAAGAACCAGAAGAACTGGACACAAGG GTGGTAAACCCGTCCTTCCCGAACCCCAGGAGAAGACTGCGGCTGCGGGATCTGGCTGAGAGGGTGATTGATGCTCAGGAGAACGAACAGGAGCTCAACAAACTGCTCAACGAGGCCTTGCTGGAGAGAGAGACGGTTCAGGC CCTGAAGGGGAAACACACCAACAGGCTCTCGCTGAGGTTTGTGGACCCGGACCTGGAGACCCGCTACTCTGTGGAGAAGGAGAAGCAGAGCGGAGCAGccttctgctgctcctgtgtGGTGCTGCTCTTCACTGCTGTCATGGAGGCACTCATAGACCCCTG gctGATTGCCAACTACATAACCTTTGCAGTGGGAGAGGTCCTGCTGCTCATACTGACAATCTGCTCTCTGGCTGCCATCTTCCCCAGA GTCTTTCCCAAGAAGCTGGTGTCCTTCTCCACCTGGATCGACCACACTCGCTGGGCTCGTAACACCTGGGCAATGGCAgccatcttcatcctcaccATGGCAGACATCATAGATATG CTGAGCTGTCTGTCTCAGGTGCCAGACTCAGGCAGTACCACAGtggctccctcctcctcctcctcctcctcctcctcctcctcctcttcttcctcgtcAAGCCTCGAAGGTTGCTTGAACAACCCCAAATATTACAGCTACATCGCCGTGCTGGCGCTGATGGCCACCACCATGCTGGTTCAGGTCAGTCACATGGTCAAACTCACGCTGATGCTGCTCATCACCGTGGCCACCGGCATCGTCAACATCTACAGTTGGAAGGACATCTTCGACCGTTATGACATGGCCCGTTTCCAGGACGACAG GCCGTACCAGGTGCCCTCCAAGTTCTCAATGACGATTATGATCTTCATGATGATGGTCAGCTTCTATTATTTCTCCAGACAC GTGGAGAAGCTCGCCCGCACCCTGTTCCTGTGGAAGATCGAGGTCCATGAGCAGAAGGAGAAAGTGTACGAGATGAGGCGCTGGAACGAAGCTCTGGTGACCAACATGCTGCCCGAGCACGTGGCTCGACACTTCCTGGGCTCCAAAAAGAGGGACGAG GAGCTGTACAGCCAGTCCTACGATGAGATTGGAGTCATGTTCGCCTCCATCCCAAACTTCTCTGACTTTTACACAGAGGAGAGCATCAACAATGGCGGCATTGAATGCTTACGGTTCCTCAATGAGATCATTTCAGACTTTGACAGT CTCCTGGATGAGCCACAGTTTCGCTGTATCACAAAAATCAAGACGATTGGCAGCACCTACATGGCAGCATCAGGCGTCACCCCAGACGTCAGCAACGGCTACAACTACATGAAG AAGGAGGAGCAGTCTGACAGAGAGCGCTGGCAGCACCTGGCGGACCTGGCAGACTTTGCTTTGGCTATGAAGGTCACACTCATGAACATCAACTACCAGTCGTTCAACAACTTCATGCTGCGCATCG GTCTGAATAAAGGAGGGGTGCTAGCGGGAGTGATCGGTGCCCGTAAACCACACTACGATATCTGGGGCAACACTGTGAATGTGGCCAGTCGCATGGAGTCCACGGGGGTGATGGGAAACATCCAG gtggtggaggactgcTACAACATCCTGAAGGAGTACGGCTTCCGCTTCGTGAGGAGGGGGCCCATCTTTGTGAAGGGGAAAGGAGAGCTGCTCACGTATTTTCTGAAGGGACGAGACAAACAAGGCTCGTTTATCAACGGCTCCTCCGTCACGCTGCCACATCAGGTTGTTGACACCTAA
- the wdr26a gene encoding WD repeat-containing protein 26, producing the protein MQANGSGQDRDPELSCRNGAQNGDSSSTGPAQSNGLLSVINNGNAVSSNNNNNGVSAQPASNNNNNSNSSGGGGGGGGTGDANSGVKKKKRLSQSEEDVIRLIGQHLHDLGLNQTVDLLMQESGCRLEHPSATKFRNHVIEGEWDKAESDLNELKALMHSPSAIVRMKFLLLQQKYLEYLEDGKVLEALQVLRAELTPLKYNTERIHILSGYLMCSHAEDLRAKAEWEGKGMASRSKLLDKLQTYLPPSVMLPPRRLQTLLKQAMELQRERCLYHNTKLDSGLDSVSLLQDHACSRKQFPCYTQQILTEHCNEVWFCKFSNDGTKLATGSKDTTVIVWQVDMETQQLKLMKTLEGHAYGVSYLAWSPDDAYLIACGPDDCSELWLWNVQTGELRTKMSQSHEDSLTSVAWNPDGKRFVTGGQRGQFYQCDLDGNLLDSWEGVRVQCLWCLSDSRTVLASDTHQRIRGYNFEDLTDRNIVQEDHPIMSFTVSKNGRLALLNVATQGVHLWDLQDRVLVRKYQGVTQGFYTIHSCFGGHNEDFIASGSEDHKVYIWHRRSELPIAELTGHTRTVNCVSWNPVLPGLLASASDDGTVRIWGPAPFLDVQDAEGLNECCSMDS; encoded by the exons ATGCAGGCTAACGGGTCAGGCCAGGACCGGGATCCAGAGCTGTCCTGCCGAAACGGCGCTCAGAACGGCGACTCGTCCTCCACCGGGCCAGCTCAGTCCAAcggactgctgtcagtcatcaACAACGGGAACGCTGTCagtagcaacaacaacaacaacggagTGTCCGCGCAGCCTGcgtccaacaacaacaacaacagcaacagcagcggcggcggcggcggcggcggcggcacgGGGGACGCCAACTCcggggtgaagaagaagaagcgccTGTCTCAGTCTGAGGAGGATGTCATCCGGCTCATAGGACAACATCTGCACGATTTAGGGCTGAA tcagacGGTGGACCTCCTGATGCAGGAGTCCGGCTGCAGGCTGGAGCACCCCTCTGCCACCAAGTTCCGCAATCATGTCATTGAAGGAGAGTGGGACAAG gctgagagtgaTCTGAATGAGCTGAAGGCCCTGATGCACTCTCCCAGTGCTATAGTG CGGATGaagttcctgctgctgcagcagaagtATCTGGAGTATCTGGAGGACGGGAAGGTCCTGGAGGCTCTGCAGGTCCTCCGAGCCGAGCTCACCCCTCTCAAATACAACACGGAGCGCATCCACATCCTGAGCgg CTACCTGATGTGCAGTCACGCAGAAGACCTGAGGGCCAAAGCTGAGTGGGAGGGCAAAGGCATGGCATCCCGATCAAAGCTGCTGGACAAGCTCCAGA catatCTGCCTCCGTCAGTGATGCTGCCTCCTCGACGCCTGCAGACTCTGCTGAAACAGGCCATGGAGCTGCAGAGGGAGCGATGCCTCTACcacaacaccaaactggacagcgGACTGGACtcagtgtccctgctgcaggACCACGCCTGCAGCCG gaaaCAGTTCCCTTGCTACACACAGCAGATTCTTACAGAACACTGCAATGAGGTCTGGTTCTGCAAGTTCTCCAACGACGGCACCAAACTGGCAACCGGGTCCAAAGACACCACGGTCATTGTGTGGCAAGTCGACATG GAGAcccagcagctgaagctgatgAAGACTCTGGAGGGTCATGCTTACGGTGTCTCGTACCTGGCGTGGAGCCCCGATGACGCCTATTTGATAGCCTGTGGTCCTGATGACTGCTCCGAGCTGTGGCTGTGGAACGTTCAG ACGGGGGAGTTACGAACAAAGATGAGTCAGTCTCACGAGGATAGCCTCACCAGTGTGGCCTGGAATCCAGATGGTAAACGCTTCGTCACCGGCGGCCAGAGAGGCCAGTTCTACCAGTGT GACCTGGATGGAAACCTGCTGGACTCGTGGGAGGGAGTGCGGGTTCAGTGCCTGTGGTGTCTGAGTGACAGCCGGACTGTCCTCGCGTCAGACACCCACCAACGCATCCGAGGATACAACTTTGAAGACCTGACGGACAGAAACAT AGTGCAGGAGGATCACCCCATCATGTCCTTCACCGTCTCCAAAAATGGAAGGTTAGCTCTGCTCAATGTTGCGACTCAG ggaGTGCACCTATGGGACCTGCAGGACCGGGTGCTGGTGAGGAAATACCAAGGGGTGACCCAGGGCTTCTACACCATCCATTCCTGCTTCGGGGGCCACAACGAGGACTTCATCGCTAGTGGTAGTGAAG ACCACAAGGTTTACATCTGGCACCGGCGCAGCGAGCTGCCCATCGCGGAGCTGACTGGTCACACCCGCACTGTCAACTGTGTGAGCTGGAACCCCGTCCTGCCCGGACTGCTGGCCAGCGCCTCAGATGACGGCACCGTCCGAATCTGGGGACCCGCCCCCTTCTTGGATGTCCAGGATGCAGAAGGGCTCAAcg AATGCTGCAGTATGGACAGCTGA
- the adcy3a gene encoding adenylate cyclase type 3 isoform X1 produces the protein MPRNRAFSEPEYSAEYSADCSVTLPSDPGQAVGRTHEVTVRSSGCCLCLPRFMRLTFAPESLENLYQTYFRRQRHETLLVLVVFAALFDSYIIVMCAVVYNSDKLASVLVASVGLASDIVLYLLCRFGLLPDRISRRVVPYALWVLIAAQIFCYLGLNYARFHQASDTVGWQAFFSFSFFLTLPLRLTPIVLITTVSCGVHTLVLGVTIAQQQQEDIQAAALGRQLLANMVIYVCAITVGVMSYYMADRKHRKAFLEARQSLEVKLNLEEQSQQQERLLLSILPKHIADEMLQDMKKEPSQKEMQQFNTMYMYRHENVSILFADIVGFTQLSSSCSAQELVKLLNELFARFDKLAAKYHQLRIKILGDCYYCICGLPDYREDHAACSIMMGLAMVEAISYVREKTQTDVDMRVGVHSGTVLGGVLGQKRWQYDVWSTDVTVANKMEAGGIPGRVHISQSTMECLHGEFDVEPGNGGDRCDYLRERGIDTYLVVVPKGPVGKNGINSVKLSVTSSNGNSPLLINTTECNGSVNTACTTPEEPEELDTRVVNPSFPNPRRRLRLRDLAERVIDAQENEQELNKLLNEALLERETVQALKGKHTNRLSLRFVDPDLETRYSVEKEKQSGAAFCCSCVVLLFTAVMEALIDPWLIANYITFAVGEVLLLILTICSLAAIFPRVFPKKLVSFSTWIDHTRWARNTWAMAAIFILTMADIIDMLSCLSQVPDSGSTTVAPSSSSSSSSSSSSSSSSSLEGCLNNPKYYSYIAVLALMATTMLVQVSHMVKLTLMLLITVATGIVNIYSWKDIFDRYDMARFQDDRPYQVPSKFSMTIMIFMMMVSFYYFSRHVEKLARTLFLWKIEVHEQKEKVYEMRRWNEALVTNMLPEHVARHFLGSKKRDEELYSQSYDEIGVMFASIPNFSDFYTEESINNGGIECLRFLNEIISDFDSLLDEPQFRCITKIKTIGSTYMAASGVTPDVSNGYNYMKKEEQSDRERWQHLADLADFALAMKVTLMNINYQSFNNFMLRIGLNKGGVLAGVIGARKPHYDIWGNTVNVASRMESTGVMGNIQVVEDCYNILKEYGFRFVRRGPIFVKGKGELLTYFLKGRDKQGSFINGSSVTLPHQVVDT, from the exons ATGCCTCGGAACCGAGCCTTCTCTGAGCCCGAGTACTCTGCGGAGTACTCGGCGGACTGCTCTGTGACCCTGCCCTCAGACCCCGGGCAGGCCGTGGGGCGAACACACGAGGTCACGGTGCGGAGCTCAGGATGCTGCCTCTGCCTGCCTCGGTTCATGCGCCTCACCTTTGCGCCCGAGTCTCTGGAGAACCTGTACCAGACTTACTTCAGACGGCAGAGACACGAGACGCTGCTGGTCCTCGTCGTCTTCGCCGCCCTGTTCGACAGCTACATCATCGTCATGTGTGCTGTGGTCTACAACTCTGACAAACTGGCCTCTGTCTTAGTGGCCTCCGTGGGACTTGCGTCGGATATCGTCCTCTACCTGCTGTGCCGCTTCGGGCTCCTGCCGGACCGCATCTCCAGACGGGTGGTGCCCTACGCCCTGTGGGTGCTCATAGCGGCTCAGATATTCTGCTACCTGGGTCTGAACTATGCTCGCTTCCACCAGGCCAGCGACACGGTGGGCTGGCAGGCTTTCTTCAGCTTCTCCTTCTTTCTGACTCTGCCTTTGAGACTGACGCCCATCGTGCTCATCACCACCGTGTCCTGCGGGGTGCACACCCTGGTCCTGGGTGTCACCAtcgcccagcagcagcaggaggacatCCAGGCTGCAGCACTTGGCAGACAG CTGCTGGCCAACATGGTGATCTACGTTTGTGCCATCACCGTGGGCGTCATGTCGTACTACATGGCTGACCGGAAGCATCGGAAGGCCTTCCTGGAGGCCAGACAGTCGCTGGAGGTCAAACTCAACCTGGAGGAGCAGAGCCAGCAACAG GAGCGTCTGCTGCTCTCCATTCTTCCAAAGCACATAGCCGACGAGATGCTTCAAGACATGAAGAAGGAGCCCAGTCAGAAAGAGATGCAGCAGTTCAACACCATGTACATGTACCGGCACGAGAACGTCAG TATTTTGTTTGCAGACATCGTGGGCTTCACACAGCTGTCGTCGTCGTGCAGCGCTCAGGAACTGGTCAAACTGCTCAATGAGCTGTTTGCTCGCTTCGACAAGCTGGCTGCA AAATATCACCAGCTGAGGATCAAGATCCTGGGAGACTGCTACTACTGCATCTGTGGGCTGCCGGACTACAGAGAGGACCACGCTGCCTGCTCCATCATGATGGGCCTGGCCATGGTGGAGGCCATCTC GTACGTCCGAGAGAAAACGCAGACCGACGTTGACATGCGGGTGGGAGTGCACAGCGGCACCGTCCTTGGAGGCGTGCTCGGTCAGAAACGCTGGCAGTACGACGTCTGGTCCACAGATGTCACCGTGGCCAACAAAATGGAGGCCGGAGGGATCCCTGG TCGTGTTCACATCTCACAGAGCACCATGGAGTGCCTTCATGGCGAGTTTGATGTGGAGCCAGGAAACGGAGGCGACCGCTGTGACTACCTGAGGGAGAGAGGCATCGACACCTACCTGGTGGTCGTTCCTAAAGGACCTGTGGGAAAGAACGGCATCAACAGCGTG AAGCTGTCCGTGACCTCTTCCAATGGAAACTCCCCACTGTTAATCAACACCACAGAGTGTAACGGCAGTGTCAACACAGCGTGCACCACACCAGAAGAACCAGAAGAACTGGACACAAGG GTGGTAAACCCGTCCTTCCCGAACCCCAGGAGAAGACTGCGGCTGCGGGATCTGGCTGAGAGGGTGATTGATGCTCAGGAGAACGAACAGGAGCTCAACAAACTGCTCAACGAGGCCTTGCTGGAGAGAGAGACGGTTCAGGC CCTGAAGGGGAAACACACCAACAGGCTCTCGCTGAGGTTTGTGGACCCGGACCTGGAGACCCGCTACTCTGTGGAGAAGGAGAAGCAGAGCGGAGCAGccttctgctgctcctgtgtGGTGCTGCTCTTCACTGCTGTCATGGAGGCACTCATAGACCCCTG gctGATTGCCAACTACATAACCTTTGCAGTGGGAGAGGTCCTGCTGCTCATACTGACAATCTGCTCTCTGGCTGCCATCTTCCCCAGA GTCTTTCCCAAGAAGCTGGTGTCCTTCTCCACCTGGATCGACCACACTCGCTGGGCTCGTAACACCTGGGCAATGGCAgccatcttcatcctcaccATGGCAGACATCATAGATATG CTGAGCTGTCTGTCTCAGGTGCCAGACTCAGGCAGTACCACAGtggctccctcctcctcctcctcctcctcctcctcctcctcctcttcttcctcgtcAAGCCTCGAAGGTTGCTTGAACAACCCCAAATATTACAGCTACATCGCCGTGCTGGCGCTGATGGCCACCACCATGCTGGTTCAGGTCAGTCACATGGTCAAACTCACGCTGATGCTGCTCATCACCGTGGCCACCGGCATCGTCAACATCTACAGTTGGAAGGACATCTTCGACCGTTATGACATGGCCCGTTTCCAGGACGACAG GCCGTACCAGGTGCCCTCCAAGTTCTCAATGACGATTATGATCTTCATGATGATGGTCAGCTTCTATTATTTCTCCAGACAC GTGGAGAAGCTCGCCCGCACCCTGTTCCTGTGGAAGATCGAGGTCCATGAGCAGAAGGAGAAAGTGTACGAGATGAGGCGCTGGAACGAAGCTCTGGTGACCAACATGCTGCCCGAGCACGTGGCTCGACACTTCCTGGGCTCCAAAAAGAGGGACGAG GAGCTGTACAGCCAGTCCTACGATGAGATTGGAGTCATGTTCGCCTCCATCCCAAACTTCTCTGACTTTTACACAGAGGAGAGCATCAACAATGGCGGCATTGAATGCTTACGGTTCCTCAATGAGATCATTTCAGACTTTGACAGT CTCCTGGATGAGCCACAGTTTCGCTGTATCACAAAAATCAAGACGATTGGCAGCACCTACATGGCAGCATCAGGCGTCACCCCAGACGTCAGCAACGGCTACAACTACATGAAG AAGGAGGAGCAGTCTGACAGAGAGCGCTGGCAGCACCTGGCGGACCTGGCAGACTTTGCTTTGGCTATGAAGGTCACACTCATGAACATCAACTACCAGTCGTTCAACAACTTCATGCTGCGCATCG GTCTGAATAAAGGAGGGGTGCTAGCGGGAGTGATCGGTGCCCGTAAACCACACTACGATATCTGGGGCAACACTGTGAATGTGGCCAGTCGCATGGAGTCCACGGGGGTGATGGGAAACATCCAG gtggtggaggactgcTACAACATCCTGAAGGAGTACGGCTTCCGCTTCGTGAGGAGGGGGCCCATCTTTGTGAAGGGGAAAGGAGAGCTGCTCACGTATTTTCTGAAGGGACGAGACAAACAAGGCTCGTTTATCAACGGCTCCTCCGTCACGCTGCCACATCAGGTTGTTGACACCTAA